DNA from Helicobacter pylori:
TTTAATAGAGCCATATTTCGTATTCACCACACTCCCCTCTACAATCGGCAACAAATCCCTTTGAACCCCCTCTTTACTGGGATCTTGACGGCCTCCTTCTTTAGAGCTTACAGCGATCTTATCAATTTCATCAATAAAAATCACCCCTGAACTTTCCGCACGCTTCAAGCCTTCCATTTTAATGGATTCGCCATCTAAAAGCGTGTCGCTAATTTCTGCCTTTAGGGCTTCTTTAGCCTCTTTAACGCTTAAAGTTTTTTTGACTTTATCATGTTCTTTATGGAAAACCTTAATCAAGTTTTCTTGAACCCTTAAAATTTCAGGCGGCACATTAGAATCAATTTCTATGCTTTTTTTACGCACTTCAATTTCAATTTCTCGGCTATCCAACTCGCCTTGCACGATTCTTTGTTGCATTTTTAAAAGGCTGTTAGCGTATTCTTGTTTTTTTTCTTCGCTCACCCCATTAGGCAAGGGGGGTAGGAGTTTTTTAGCGATTTTTTCTATAACCGCCTCTTCAATCTTGTCTTTTAATCTTTCTTTATGCTCATTTTCCACTAAAAGCACGCTGTTATTGACCAAATCCCTTACCATAGACTCCACATCACGCCCCACAAAACCCACTTCTGTGTACTTGCTCGCTTCCACTTTCACAAAGGGGAGTTCCATGATTTTTGCTATTCTTCTTGCGATTTCCGTTTTACCCACACCAGTAGAGCCAATCATTAAAATGTTTTTAGGCGTGATTTCTTCTTGTAAGGATTTTTCCAGTTGCAAACGCCTGTAACGATTCCTAAAAGCGATAGCGATAGACTTTTTAGCTTCCTTTTGCCCAATGATGTATTCATCTAAATAAGCGACAATTTCTCTTGGGGTCATATTCAATTTAGACATTAAAGCTCCAAAATTTTAATATTCGTGTTGGTGTAAATACAAAGATCCCCTGCGATTTTTAAGGACTCTTCTACAAGTTTTCTAGGCTCTAAATGAGCGAAGTTATCTAAAGCCCTAGCCGCGCTTAAGGCGTAATTCCCCCCACTCCCAATAGCAGCGATCTTATTGTCTTCGGCTTCTAAAACATCGCCTGTGCCGCTCAAAATAAAAATGTGATCCAAATTTAAAACGATCATCATCGCTTCCAGTCGGCGTAAATACTTGTCTTTGCGCCATTCCTTACTGAAATCCACCACGCTTTTAAACAAATCCCCTTTTTTGCTCTCCAATATGCGTTCAAACATATCAAACAAACTAAAAGCGTCCGCGGTGCTTCCGGCAAACCCGCTTAAAACCTGGTTGTGATACAAGCTTCTGATTTTTGTCGCATTGGCTTTGACTACGCAATTACCCAAAGTTACCTGCCCATCGCCTCCAATGAGCGCGAACTTTTTATGATTCAATTCCCCTCTATAGCCTAAAATCGTTGTCGCTTCAAACATTTTCTACTCAGCCACCACATCAATTTTAAATGCGCCCGCAATCCCCGATCCAAGTTTGACTTCAATCTCATAAATCCCTGTGCTTTTAATCGGGTGTTTGAGCTCAATGTCTTTTTTATCTAAATCTAAACTCGCATGCTGTTCTTTCAAACGCTCCGTGATTTCTTCTTTAGTGATCGCTCCAAATAAAGAGCCGTTCGCGCCGACTTTTTTATGGATAGTCAGCGTGATGGTCTGTAAAGTTTCTACCATTTGCAATTTTTGTGCCTTTTCTAGGGCTTCTTTTTCCGCTTTCTTTTTGACTTCGGCTTTGTATTTGTTGATCACTTCGTTAGTGGCGAGTTTGGCTTTTTGGTTAGCGATTAAAAAGTTATTCCCATAGCCATCTTTAACCTCACACACTTCACCCGCTTTGCCTAAATTTTTCACATCTTCTAATAATAGAACTTTCATCATATCCCCTTTAAGTTGTAAGTAATTTGTAATTATACTCTTTATTTTAATAAGTTGGGTTTTTATTGCCTATTCCTACCACCCATCTGTTTTTCTAAAGCCTGCTTGATCAATCCCAAACAATAAGGGATATTCTCTTTTGTTTCTAACTTTACTTCCACATCTCCAACACCCAAATGACCGGTTTTGGAAACATCTCTAATTTTTAGTTTTTCCTCTATTTCATCTTGTAACTCAGAAAAATCCATCTTTAAATACAGATTTAATTCATATTCTAAGGGAACAATACTCACAAAAATGGTGCCATGCTTATAGGTTATGTAATGTTTCATAAAATTTTCAGTTATCCTTTCATCAAGGGCCTTAATTTCTTTTCTTAAAATATCAAACAATTCCCTTGAATCAGGGCCAAACTTATAAGAGCTTAAATCATAAGCCTTTAATGTTTCAGGGTCTAGCTTTGGATAAGTCCAAATCTTTAAAGCCCAATCTGCTAAATCATTAGCTCTTTTTTCAATCTCTTTTTCGCCAAAAGATTCCAAATCTTTTAAACCTTGATTGAGCTTTAATGAGCTTTGTTTGAAGCCCTTCTCCATATCTCTTTTTTCTTGGAAAGAATTGTTACTATACTTCTCGTTATAACCGGTTAGAGTGAGATTCCCTATTGTGTGGAGGTATTTCTCGTGTATCGCTTCAAAATTTTCACCCAAATCCCTTTTCCATTCAAAAGTAAGGGTTTGAGGCATTATATGTTCTGTATTGCATTTTTGAGTATCGACCGGTTCTTTTGTGTCAAAATTTTCTAACCTTTCAAGAAAGTTTTTAGTTTTCCATGGTTTCTTTTTATCATAAAGTTCTTTCGTAATAAAAGAATCTTTAAATTCAGAATCGTTTGGAAATTTTTGCTTCCCTGTTAGCGACCCAAAATGCTCCTCCACGCTTTTAAGGTATTGCTTTTTATCAATCTTTTTTGTAAAAGAGGGAAAGAATTTATTGAGTCCGTTGGAAGGAATACCACACACCGCCCTTCTGCAAAGATAGCTCTCTGTTAAAGCGATAATAGAGATAAAATCCTGATTGGATAAAACGCCATCCTTATAATCGCTATAAAGCTCTAGTAATAGCGGATACACCACATCCATCTCTAAATCTACAAGAAAACTTAAAGCCTTGTTTAAATCTTTATCGGCTTCTTTTTTGAATGCAATCTGGCAAAAATACCCGCAATATTTTTGCAAATCTTTTAATAAATCCTCTATTTCTATCCCTTCTTTTTGCTGGTAACCCTTGAAAGCTTCATAAACTCTTTTCTCAATGGGAATCTTTCCTGTTTTGATCGTGAGGTAATGCCGGACAAACCGATCAAATAATTTTTCATTTTGTTTAAAATCCTCCTCCATAGCCCTCCAATATCTATTATAAAAATCTTCCTGTTTTTCAACCTCTGTTTCCATTATGATATAGTTTCTGATCAAATCCGTTTGCGTGAGTTCGATACCTTTTGAGTTCATGCTCTCAAAAATAAGTTGAGGATCATCTTTCTCTTTTTCTAAAGCAATCCAAACTATCATGAGTTTGTCTAATCCTTTAAAAATGGTTTCTAGTTTGTCGGTGTTTTCACTGATCCATTTTTCAAATAATTTAAAATTTTCCACTATTTTTAACGAAGGCTCGCTCGGTTTTCTTTTGTCTTTATCAATCAAAGACAGCAAGGTGTCTTTATCAGACTCTGATGAGATGAGTCTGAATTTCTTATCGCCGTCCTTATCGCTGTTAATAAGATAGCTCTCTATTTTTTTACGCGAAAATTTTTCCAAAATTTTAACTTCATCGCTTAAGCGATTCCTTAAAGCGATGAGTAAAAGCGTGAT
Protein-coding regions in this window:
- the rplI gene encoding 50S ribosomal protein L9: MKVLLLEDVKNLGKAGEVCEVKDGYGNNFLIANQKAKLATNEVINKYKAEVKKKAEKEALEKAQKLQMVETLQTITLTIHKKVGANGSLFGAITKEEITERLKEQHASLDLDKKDIELKHPIKSTGIYEIEVKLGSGIAGAFKIDVVAE
- the hslV gene encoding ATP-dependent protease subunit HslV; protein product: MFEATTILGYRGELNHKKFALIGGDGQVTLGNCVVKANATKIRSLYHNQVLSGFAGSTADAFSLFDMFERILESKKGDLFKSVVDFSKEWRKDKYLRRLEAMMIVLNLDHIFILSGTGDVLEAEDNKIAAIGSGGNYALSAARALDNFAHLEPRKLVEESLKIAGDLCIYTNTNIKILEL
- a CDS encoding DUF262 and DUF1524 domain-containing protein — protein: MKADATTLLGFFEENQNNQFVIPIYQRLYSWKKEQCEQLWDDIIKIGGNDKANGHFIGSILYVRDGNTHSSPLLIIDGQQRLTTITLLLIALRNRLSDEVKILEKFSRKKIESYLINSDKDGDKKFRLISSESDKDTLLSLIDKDKRKPSEPSLKIVENFKLFEKWISENTDKLETIFKGLDKLMIVWIALEKEKDDPQLIFESMNSKGIELTQTDLIRNYIIMETEVEKQEDFYNRYWRAMEEDFKQNEKLFDRFVRHYLTIKTGKIPIEKRVYEAFKGYQQKEGIEIEDLLKDLQKYCGYFCQIAFKKEADKDLNKALSFLVDLEMDVVYPLLLELYSDYKDGVLSNQDFISIIALTESYLCRRAVCGIPSNGLNKFFPSFTKKIDKKQYLKSVEEHFGSLTGKQKFPNDSEFKDSFITKELYDKKKPWKTKNFLERLENFDTKEPVDTQKCNTEHIMPQTLTFEWKRDLGENFEAIHEKYLHTIGNLTLTGYNEKYSNNSFQEKRDMEKGFKQSSLKLNQGLKDLESFGEKEIEKRANDLADWALKIWTYPKLDPETLKAYDLSSYKFGPDSRELFDILRKEIKALDERITENFMKHYITYKHGTIFVSIVPLEYELNLYLKMDFSELQDEIEEKLKIRDVSKTGHLGVGDVEVKLETKENIPYCLGLIKQALEKQMGGRNRQ
- the hslU gene encoding HslU--HslV peptidase ATPase subunit; translation: MSKLNMTPREIVAYLDEYIIGQKEAKKSIAIAFRNRYRRLQLEKSLQEEITPKNILMIGSTGVGKTEIARRIAKIMELPFVKVEASKYTEVGFVGRDVESMVRDLVNNSVLLVENEHKERLKDKIEEAVIEKIAKKLLPPLPNGVSEEKKQEYANSLLKMQQRIVQGELDSREIEIEVRKKSIEIDSNVPPEILRVQENLIKVFHKEHDKVKKTLSVKEAKEALKAEISDTLLDGESIKMEGLKRAESSGVIFIDEIDKIAVSSKEGGRQDPSKEGVQRDLLPIVEGSVVNTKYGSIKTEHILFIAAGAFHLAKPSDLIPELQGRFPLRVELESLTEEIMYMILTQTKTSIIKQYQALLKVEGVEIAFEDNAIKELAKLSYNANQKSEDIGARRLHTTIEKVLEDISFEAEDYSGQNVTITKELVQSKLEDLVADENLVKYIL